DNA from Garra rufa chromosome 5, GarRuf1.0, whole genome shotgun sequence:
TATATCCACAGATGCCAGACCACCCTGAAAAATCTTGACAAAGTGATTTTAGAATCAGCTTCTAGCTTCTTCTATTATTACTGTTTTATCTAGATTCCTAGAATCATTTGTATTAAAGTCTTTTATATTTTAGGTAGTGACTGATAATAAGCTAACAggattatttttgtatttctaaACCTTTGGTAAAGTGCTACATTTCACATACAGTGAAAAAGATAAATCCTGCTTTATTTATTGTTAAGTGGAGTATCGTTCTCCAGAAATGAAGATATGCCATGTGGAGTTTCAGAAAAAAGTATGTGAACCCTTACACacaacaaaaattattttataaaatattatttcaacttAAAGTAATTTGAGCTGCTTTCAATTGTACGTTCATTTAACTTGAAATGTTAAACTATAAagtgacaacttggatatttgagttgtCTAAACTTCATTTTTATGGCAGCTCaaaccatttttttaaaaattgaaacATTTACCATCAGTTTCTGCGTAAACTGTTACAAAAGTTATGGATTTACCATGAATTTCTCCATAAACTGTTACAAGACTTATTCAGAACTTACACTCTAGTTACAACAATATAGATAAACAAGTCTGCTAAACACACAGCCATGTGTTTTCTTTGACACTGTGACACTATTGTTCAGCTGAATACTGTATTTTATGTATGAAATTTCTATTTATGAATGAAATATAAAACTGAATTTACTCGCATATATTATATACTCACATATTATCTTGTTAACAGGTGGAAAACAATAGACTGAGTATATTGTGTACATTATTGCTCTCtagcagttaaaaaaaataaagctgtGCCTTGCGGAAgaactttttgttgtttttctcttGTCTCTGCATTACAAGCAAATCTAAAAAAAGATGTTCTCTGAGCAGGTGCCATATTTTATGCTGTTGTTTTGACTTACTGGAAACATTGTCAGACAAAAACATTTTGAAGTTTACATGTCAACACAAGGATGATGATATCAAACGTTGTAATAAATTCATGCTACTACATGGCTATTTGTCAGTTCATTAAAATATACctgttaaataagaaaaaaaaaaatccatctctgGCCCACTTTCTCACCCACTCTAAAGCTAAGCCCCAGATTAATTCAGGTTTCATTATGGGTCACTTTCCCCTTTTTGCCTGTAGATGctgctttgtttgtttttacaaccTGCTTGCTAAAAAACcaaactggttggctggttttagctggtatttGGGCCTGGTCATAGCTAGTTACAGCTAGCTTAGAGCAGCTATATCCaggttaaaccagctaagaccatggagtcaaaagcaccctcagttaaaactgtaataaaacaaaaacagatttgGTCAAGGCTCCAGTGCATAGCCTATTTGTGCTATCAATGgaagaaaaatataatttgtcaAAACCGGTGTGTATTATGCAATGTAAATGCAGACTAATAGATTAATTGAAAAATATTAGAATTGTCCTATCAAACCTTTTTAGAAATATGGTtgaaattatttgtaaaataacTTCTAAATCATCTTTTTCTCCCGCTGTGCACTGCTATTTCTGTTGTAGTAAAATGTTTttagttttgcagcactgcaagTTATTTTACATAATTGTATGATAGAAACACAGTATCATGATGTTAACTATTAGGCCATGTCCAGATGTCAGACAACACTCTGCTGATAggctaaattcttttttttttcttttttttaacaaaatatgcTTATTAATAACAAGCTGTATGTCCCACTATGCTATGATTTGCACTGTCACTTGTTCTCTTTATCCACCAGCTGCAGTTGTTAAAAATATAAGTGATTCAAAAGCACTAGTTTGTCATAAACTATCGTACAAAGGTAGAACAGAGATGTGTATGAACAATCGTGAATTATTAATGTTTATTCACTTTATGCATTTGTATTGCATTTGTATTTCATGCAGTTTAAATGAGTAATTCACTTacacaacaaaaatttacagataaggcTCCTTATCATTCaaaatgtttgtctttctttcttcagtcgtaaagaaattgtttttgaggaaaacctttcaggatttctttccatatagtggatttctatgttGCCAAcgactttgaacttccaaaatgcagtttaaatgcagtttcacaTGGATCTAAATGATCACAGCAAATCTAGCAAAAATGTACAATttgtttacaatttatatactttttttaatgctcgtcttgtctagctctgcgtgaactcttatTCCTGcttattttttcctccaacttaaaaaccatcctacattgctgcagatgCAGATGAACATGCACAAGAAGGTCAACCGccctatacaaaaaaaaaaataaaacagcgatgtgggatgattttgaagttggaggagaaaataagatgaaaTTTTCTTGACATACCCgtactgtcttgaaccggagcgCACGTTTaataatcgtttcgctagattagacccCCCCTTCtttagctgggatcgtttagagcattttggagctgcatttaaactgtgttTTGGAAGTATAAACTCACGGGCCccgttaaagtccactatatgaaaaaaaaaaaatcctgaaatgttttcctcaaattaatttcttaatgaaattgttgaagaaagaaagacatgatcattttggatgacaaaggtgagtaaattatttgcaaatttttgttctggaagtaaattaATCCTTTAAGTATACTTTGCGCTTTACTGTTACAGACACATTCACGTGACCGAAATGAAAAGGAGGAGGGAAAGGGGGCAAAACAGAAAAAGACAAAGGGAAATAGAACAATGCTAAATCAATTAAAAAGAACTTTGCCAAAATATCGACATTTTAAAAAATAGGTAATGTCTAAATATAAATCTAGAAGCAGAACATGTGAAAGGTCTATATTAAGGAATGGCAACTGCAAATGAGACAATAAATAATCCTATGCTGTCATCTACTGAGTGAGTGGGAAATTCATGTCTATTTAATTTTTAGGTGGTAGAAATTCACCTAAGCATGGCACATTTTTCATAGATtatcaataaaaaacaaaacaaatctttaAGTAACTTAAAGTAAACTTAAAGTTAAAGTAGATTTTACATACTTATACATacttattgagaaaatcgcccttcaagttgtccaaataaagtttttagcaatgcatataactaattaaaaattaagtttgcaCAGTAAGTATatgtacggtaggaaatgtacttaaactcttaaaaataaaggtgcttcatgatgccatagaagaacctttttgtctaaagaacctttctgtttcataaacggttctttgtggagaaagaaggttcttcatattataaaaaggtaaaaaagagatggttccttaaagggattgttcacccaaaaatgaaaatttgatgtttatttgctttcACACACGTTTAtttgcagaacacaaacaaagatttttaacgaaaaccgctgcagtctgttagtgattttatggcagtggatgggcaccaaacctttgaaagtaagaaaaacatgcacagacaaatccaaattacatcctggggctcgtgacgatacattgatgtcctaagacacgaaacgatcggtttttgtgagaaactgaacagtatttatatcatttttacctctgGTGCACAGCCATGtacatctgtcatgagcacgagcttttcatcCGGCTTGTTACATGTGTACACGCTCTCACGTAGTACacacaaacgccggaagcgatctgttgcatacgacactcattgtttacacagtgcactgagactgtgggtatagcggctattcaaaatggtaggCTAATTACTtccacttatcctgattgttcaaaccgttttaaagctaaaagattatgtttgcttgcgcaaactcatctgggactgtGTTTtatcaccgatttccccttctggAATTTGCGTGTAATATGCCAGAGCACGTACACGTGTAACAAGCCAGATGAAAAGCTCATGCTAATGAGACGTGGCTgtatatcaaaagtaaaaaaaatatataaatactgttcagtttctcacaaaaaccgatcgtttcatgtcttaggacatcaatgtatcgtcacgagccgcagggtgtaatttggatttgtctgtgcatgttttttgttactttcaaaggtttggtgcccatccattgccattaaatcactaacagactgcaccggttttcgttaaaaatcttcgtttgtgtttccctgggggtaagcagataaacatcaaattttaatttttgggtgaactatccctttaaagaacctttgactaaatggttttctttggaaccaaaactggttcttctatggcaacgctgtgaagaaccttttaaagcacctgtatttttggcaattgctacatttttcagtcccgctcccgCAAGATTCTGTCAGGCGCCGCCcgcccctgctgaaaaaaacagcatatgctggttaggtatgttttggtgctgggatgctggttttagctggtttatgctggtcctttgctggtttatgttggccctttgctggtttatgctggtataaaccagcaaaggaccagcataaaccagcaaagggccagcataaaccagcaaaagaccagcgtaaaccagctaaggaccagcataaaccagcaaaggaccaccataaaccagctaataccagcatcccagcacatacctaaccagcatatgctggtattTTCAGCAGGATCTTATTATTCTTAACAAAAATGCAGGCTGTTGCATGCATGCATGACAGAATGCGAGCAAACAGCACTCagctgacatctcagttcatcgcgatcttataacacaatgaatataTGCACAATgtatctttcacaatgtctacattTCGTGTGTTGTAATGAGAGGATTCCCCACCCACAGTTGAAAGTCCACATAGGCCTACCTTGCTAATTGTTTTCAGCAAGCACGTACATGCGATCGTAAAGCAATATTCAAACGTCAGAAGCAGATATTGGCACCAGGAAGCAAGATGTCCAACACTGTGAAAAACATTTCTGTAACTTACAATCCTATCAATCAGGGCAATACCTTCACCAGCGGGGATTTTATATCGGGACAAGTCATTCTGGATGTAGCGAAGGACACACAAATACAGTCGTTGAGTGTGAAAATTAAAGGCAAAGCAGATGTTTGCTGGTCCGAGCGTTATGGTCAAACAACTATTGTTTACTCGGATAAGGAGAAGTATTATTCCGTCAAGAGGTTTTTCATTCTGGAGGACAAAACACATGGTAGGAAAACCAAAGCTGTATACTTTTTTGTGTTTGTAGACATCAGCTCGATTTAACCAGCAATGATGTGTGAACCTGCTCTTGTAGGTCATGACCGTGAGATGCTGAACGATCCCTCCGGACAGCCGTGTAAGTCTGTTCTTAGGTTCAGTGAATGAACATTACAAGAAGAGCTATTAAAATGATACTGATAAACATTCTTTACGCTTATTTATTATTAGATTCTTCGGTTGTTGCGCCAGGGCGTCACGTTTACCCATTCACCTTTCAGTTGCCTCAACAGTAAGTTACACACTTTTTGCTTTTCAGTAGGTGTGACTTTGAATCTGTAAAACGTATGTGGATCAGTGAATAAGGATATCTTAGATGATAAAAAAAGATCTACAAAAATCAGGTTTGACAGTGCTCCCGGTTTTAACATTGATCTTGGGTATTTGTAAGATGATGTTTCACACTCTACATTCCAAAACCCGTGTTAAAgttctaatttgcatatttgctgTGTCAGTGTTATTGATAGGACTCATCACGCGTCATATTATAGGCTATGGACTATGCGCTTTCCAGAATGCACTGGTTTGACTTTCTTCCCCACTTAAGCTCTGAAAGGGCTATTTATACAAGTGTTTACAATCTCGAAATTACTCCACATTTACATGTTCTTTTCTTTATAGACACTTTCCACCAACCTTCAGAGGTTCAGTTGGAAAAATTGTCTACGGTCTGGAGGCAAAACTAGAAAGATCAATGCGTGTTTCTAGCAAAGACAGAGCAGAGTTCCATTATGTACCCAAAGATGATCTGCCCGGTCCTGAACTAATGGTGAGATTATGACTATAATCCCATGTATGTTTTCACCTTACTATACATGTGTTGTATTACATGTTTTGTCTTCTTTAGGCACCTCAGTATGGAACTAAAGATAAACAAATGAAACTCTTGACGTCTGGGAGTGTCTCCATGAacataaacactgagaaaatggGATACTACCTTGGTAACATCGTATTTGTAATTGTAACATCTCAGCATTGTTGATATTCCCTAattgtcttgttctgttctgtgtcAAATAAGCCCAAAGTTTAGCAATTTTCATCTATTTTGTCTCAGTAAGTGGGTGCCAGACTTTGTTCAGAAAAAAGGCTTAATTATTAAGATGTAATATTATGTCTTATTTTTCTGGGATAGGTTCACTTTTTGTAAACCATTTTGTGTAAGCGAAGATGTTTTTATCAACCCACACAATTTTGTTTGGAACATACACATTTTGAGGAAGATtaatttaacctgcagttacagtATAACTCTAAACTAGAGCTTCTGAACTATAAATCACCAGTGTGAAGTGTGTCAAGGTTGCATTCGCTAGTGATAATTTATCATGTAATTTACCTAATTACGTCTCTCTACAGGTGAGGGCTTGAAAGTTTTGGCTGAAGTTCAGAACAATTCGTCCCGTTCAATCAAGCCAAAATACTGCCTGTatgaaaaacacagtttttttgcACAAGGGAAGAGAAGAGTTCACACACATAATATTCTTAAAGAGGAAGGGGAACCCATTGAGTCAAACTCGAAGAAAACTGCCACCAAAGTGCTGTTAATTCCTCCCAGCCTTACCACCTCTGTCCTAAACTGTAGGATCCTCAAGGTTGAGTACAGACTCAGGGTGAGTTTTAACATCTAAAGCAACTAAACACAATGAAGTGAACACATACATTATTAGCCTGGCATTTCTGTGTGTCTGTTTTGATATTAAATGTGGATTTTAATGTGTTAACCATTTTGTAAATGAATGGCTGTGATAGATCATTTCTAACAGATGAATATTTTATATCAATCCtataactacactgtaaaaaatgacagtgaatttaacggtaaaaaactgtaaaaatgctacggtaaaaacctgtgaaatggttaacggtaagttccccttctatatacggtgaaaaactgtgttggacattgcatttaattttacggtagtataccgtttttggaagtgaaaaataacgtaaaatttacagtgaataaccgtaaattgacattcccagaattccctgtatttcatttttttatttgatgtttttttttttttgttgaaataacttcatcttaattttttttcttggcagttgtGTACATTaaggttgtatgttacatctaatgttgttaaattaatgttttttgcattatttcagttttatgtgtgttatcatgatggtgtttagtgtttgtgtgaataacactgtgcaccttctgtatatgttattattttaaacctCCGTGCGATggactttggttcatcatgtgatgttgtcatcaccacttgcttttggtggttatcattgtattacaaaggtacaaaacagatttcagtgcttcaaaaagttggtacattaccattatatgagttacggttttttgtatgaaattacggtatttacctgtaaatttaagtgaaaaccataaaatgtaaaacattgccaccgtattttttacggtaaaattctggcaaccacagctgccagttttttaccgtaaattttacggatttttttttacagtgtactattaaagtaaatgcatttattttttatttgcctaaaatggtttatgctgaactaaaacaaaaataattatttggacaactttacagtgCAGTCCAAACTCAGTCATCAATATTTTGATGTGTGTGCATCGTGTCTAGGTCTACCTGGATGTGCCGTTTGCCTCAGATCCGGAAATCAAATTCCCAGTTGTGATACTTTCTCCTCAGCCTGCTAAAAACAGTGACTTTGGAATCTGGAATCAACCACCAGGAAGCAATGTGTACCCCATCCTACCTCCTATGGCTCCACAAGCCCCACCACATAATGTGGTTGGACCACCAGGTCAGTTTGGACCTCCTGGTTACCCTGGTCCTCCTCTTGATCAGTTTGGTGCAACTGGTTTCTCTGCACCACCTGGTCAGTTTGGTCCAAATTCTCATCAATCTGCTCCATCAGCTCCACCTCCATATCAGGACTATCAATCATATCCAAAGTTACCTGACTATCCTaaaaaatcctaacaaaatgGTTTTAAAATCACCTTCTTTTATCACTGGACAGTCTTTAACAGCTTTGAAAATTGATAAATTTGATGAATCCTTTACTTATTTAATGATATAAgaggttttttgttttttttagaaatctGAATACTGatacacattttattatttttctaatgTGACAGACACAAGTAAAACAATATATGCATATTGGTATTtttattctatatattttttccacTGACAGATGAGTTTTTAACAATgctccaagttttttttttttttttttttggttacgtGACCCAAATCGATCATCTGAGGACAGTTTTATACACTGCCAGAGATTTTATAATTAGGGACTTAATTATAAAATCTTAAAATCGTAAATTTAAATTTGAGATGTAATACAATTGTAAAATGCTGTCTGAatggtttacaaaaaaaaaaaaacttctaaccCCTAACCCTTTGACTGCTAACTGATGATAGAGCATTTTGTCATGTTTGCTCAAGTATCAGCTGTCAAGGTCACACGTTCCACACCTATAGTttgaaagattattattattatgcacaaAGGCTTTTGAGTCACGCAGTATTTGACATTTAAGACACATTTCGCAAACTGCAGAAGCCAAAGTCTGAGGACCATTATGAGTGTTGTGAACCAGGTAAGCTTTCATCCAGAAATCCTTTATCAGTAAAGACATGCCATGTTTTACTAGTGACAGGGCAGCTTACATAAGGAAACAGCCAGGAAAGCCCCCACTGAGGTGCTCTATGGTATattataccaaagactatagaatattatattctatagtctttgattatACTCACAGGGCCTCATCAGAGGGGGCCCACTCATAACTGTTCCCTGGGTCCTGTGAATTTGAGCCAAACATTGTGGGCTAAAGACAGCCCACAATACAAGACCATGATGTGTACTATGAGGAAACAAAATTTGCAAGGACAGCTTTCGAAATTTGAACAAATCATCActatatttattcaaataaaaactcTTATGTTAGTCAGTTTAAGTAAAATTATGAATCTCATTTTAAAGCATTTAGGTAAATTCACAGGCAGAGCCTAAAAATAGATTTGTATATAAAAAGCATTATGgttgattttcttttttctggCTGGCTTGGGCCACATATAGAACTATTTTTAATTCAACTTGTTCTGAGCGTGACTTTCGTAGTAAGAAGATCCCCTTTTTATGACCTTACCTTTGAAACCACAGATGCCATTGATATgtcctattgtttttttaaaggggATGGGCTTTTCACATGATTTGTAATATTGCTTTATTGCAGTGATGCAAGTACTGTAAATGATAACAAAAGCATTGTTGGGTCTGTGAAGGtgttactttaaaaataaaaaatgatgttATCTCTAATCTATGATAATAAGCTTATAAATGTTCCATGACCAAAACGCACCAatgaatatttcattttattttagactATCACCTGAAAGGTTCTGTTTAAGATACAAAGTTGTAttgccccagtgacagcttttgtgccTTTTACTTTTGTAGCTTTTGTATATGTGTGCAACAGAACAGTGTTATAATAACTAAAGGTAAATTCCAATATTGAAATAGTGACATATGACGCACTGGCTTCTTTCCTGTTATCTATACACACCTGAGTTTCATCATCACTcccacacttaaaaaaaaaaaaaaaaaaagatatccaGGCGCCCGCAGAGTAGACAGTGTTGACGGCAATATTTGTACTCTAAACTATAcagttattaatttttaaatacaaaagtAAACACAGCCTAATGCAGCCTCAGTATCGGCGTCAAAACCTTACTTAAGCAAACAATTCAAAGACCAcatctttctctctttctgcTAAGGATGCGAATAGTAGGCTGCTGTACTTCGCCTACATTTCTCACCATTtagctgaataatatttacaagaGAATTCCGCCTTTGTAGAATTAACTATTAGCTACAGAACATTACGATATTGCCTAAAAACTCAACAGCCTACTAAATATAAAAAGATTTCTGTTGCTGATCAATTAATCTAAAATTAGTTTAGATGCCTCAGAAAGCGTATTAAAATGAGTATGCTTTCAAGTCATACAATCCAGCGCTAATGTCGGCTATTATTAGCATTTGGCATGCCAACGAGATGTTAACGTGAGCCATATGCAGCCATACTTTGTAATACTACTGTCAAATGAATAGGCTACACATGGGCGTCAGAAACAAACAAATCTGGGTGGGTGCTTCCCTAGAAATGGGATACCAACTAGTTAAGTTTATTTGGAAATTAAAGTAATTTCTCTATTTTATCCATTCATCCCACTTTCGCACATAAACGTAtccatagggaccatgtgacgtcactgtgctttatcgccgccatttttgtgtccgcgctacctatttcagtctatggtcacagcagccacaactaccagaggaagatcaacaaaactcccagaatgttcaGAACAAGGATACAATATGCCTGGGATCTGTTATTCTGTTAGCTGTAACAACAATCATCAGAAAAAAACCTAACTACAGTTTTattcgatctcagcagtgcttgaagtgggtcggtatCGGTCGGTATGCATACAGTATAGCCTTTagtgtaccggtgtcattcacgcaggtgcttttcacagcaagggtgtttttttcggcacaacaagagtagtggaataataattaattattgaataagattgtgaatcagtacatttataaccaaaataatgccttaaaatgaaaagaagcatttttttgcgattacatcattttgaaccgatctgctgagtagggttgggtatcgtttgaattttatcgattccgattccgattccacttatcgattccgattcttttcgattcccagtttcgattccaattcagtaaaaaaaaaaacaacaacaacaacaacaaaagtcaaacattaatatatcaaacatgtttattttcagtgcttgcttgcaacatattattttattacaggggttctcaacctttttttatGCCGGGGCCCCCTTCCTTCTCGggtaaattttgcaaggcccccctatgtcTGACaaggtgtttattttatttatttttttaccttttttattaaccaaaacatttgttttgcctttttgtttttatacttcatgttataaaaaattcaaacaaactttaaattaaagctatacttttgaatttaaaagaaaaccctttgctctaacattttaacatgtatatacatatacagatttaaagctcgtGAATTATTTAATGCAGatattcttcacaacttcagagtactctttcttaagtaagtgaacctgccaaacaacagggagatgccaaa
Protein-coding regions in this window:
- the LOC141335708 gene encoding arrestin domain-containing protein 3-like codes for the protein MSNTVKNISVTYNPINQGNTFTSGDFISGQVILDVAKDTQIQSLSVKIKGKADVCWSERYGQTTIVYSDKEKYYSVKRFFILEDKTHGHDREMLNDPSGQPYSSVVAPGRHVYPFTFQLPQQHFPPTFRGSVGKIVYGLEAKLERSMRVSSKDRAEFHYVPKDDLPGPELMAPQYGTKDKQMKLLTSGSVSMNINTEKMGYYLGEGLKVLAEVQNNSSRSIKPKYCLYEKHSFFAQGKRRVHTHNILKEEGEPIESNSKKTATKVLLIPPSLTTSVLNCRILKVEYRLRVYLDVPFASDPEIKFPVVILSPQPAKNSDFGIWNQPPGSNVYPILPPMAPQAPPHNVVGPPGQFGPPGYPGPPLDQFGATGFSAPPGQFGPNSHQSAPSAPPPYQDYQSYPKLPDYPKKS